The DNA region ATCCCGGGAGGTGACATTCATGGTCGGACCCGAGCAGTTGGAGCTGATCGGTCCCTACATGAAGGCCGTTGTGGAGCCGGGAGAATTCCGCATTCGGGTCGGTCCCGATTCGAAGCGGGGAGAAGCCGTGAACTTACGGGTTGAAGGCTAGCGACTGGAAGATATTTATGACAACAAGGAGGATCACAAACCTTGATTCAATATAAACTCCCGAAGATTGACATTCCGGACATGAAGCTGCCGGCTGCTGTTCAGGCGACGATGGAGGAGGCCAGAGTCAAGCTGGCGCATCGCCCAAGGCTGCTGCAGCAGTTTTTGAACTGCTTCCCGAATACCCTGGAGACGACGATGAAGCTGATGGATGACGGCACCACATTCGTTATTACAGGCGACATTCCGGCGATGTGGCTGCGCGATTCCGTCGAGCAGGTGATCCATTACGTGCCTTTGGCCAAGGAGGATCCGGATCTGCAGCGGATCATCGGAGGGCTTGTGAAGCGGCATATGATGTATGCAAGCCATGACCTGTACGCGAATGCATTTAACGAATCCGCCAACGGCTGGCACTGGGATGCCAATGACGAGACCGAGATGTCGGCTTGGGTGTGGGAGCGTAAATTCGAGCTCGACTCCCTCTGCTTTACGATCCGCCTTGCCTATGCGTACTGGCAGGAAACGGGACGGAGCGATATTTTCGACGAGCGGTTCAAGGGGGTCATGGAAGGCATCATACGCCTCTGGCAGACCGAGCAGCGGCATTTCGAGCGTTCGGACTACCGCTTCGAGCGCCGGAATTGCCCGCCGATCGATACGCTTCGAAGCGAGGGCAGGGGCATGCCGGTCAATTATACGGGAATGATCTGGTCCGGC from Paenibacillus ihbetae includes:
- a CDS encoding glycoside hydrolase family 125 protein, which codes for MIQYKLPKIDIPDMKLPAAVQATMEEARVKLAHRPRLLQQFLNCFPNTLETTMKLMDDGTTFVITGDIPAMWLRDSVEQVIHYVPLAKEDPDLQRIIGGLVKRHMMYASHDLYANAFNESANGWHWDANDETEMSAWVWERKFELDSLCFTIRLAYAYWQETGRSDIFDERFKGVMEGIIRLWQTEQRHFERSDYRFERRNCPPIDTLRSEGRGMPVNYTGMIWSGFRPSDDACEFHYNIPANMFAVVSLRQMKDIAKWVFRDEALVNTISRLEEEVEHGIRLYGTYRHPEYGLIYAYETDGYGNYCLMDDAGTPSLLSIPYLGFADKDDEIYQNTRRFVLSKDNPYYYEGTAAKGIGSPHTPPGYIWHMALSMQGLTAAADEELRSMLDMLEATDAGTGFMHEGFHADNPDQYTRSWFAWSNSLFAQLVLEGMKKGLV